A genomic window from Microbacterium sp. ET2 includes:
- a CDS encoding metal-sulfur cluster assembly factor, which yields MTATLSPEKYDEVTEALKDVMDPELGINVVDLGLIYDLAWDDENDALVIHMTLTSAGCPLTDVLEEQTAQALDEVVERFRINWVWMPPWGPERITDDGRDMMRALGFAI from the coding sequence ATGACCGCGACGCTCAGCCCGGAGAAGTACGACGAGGTCACCGAAGCCCTCAAGGACGTGATGGACCCCGAACTGGGGATCAACGTCGTCGACCTGGGTCTCATCTACGACCTCGCCTGGGATGACGAGAACGATGCCCTCGTCATCCACATGACCCTCACATCGGCCGGATGCCCGCTGACCGACGTCCTCGAGGAGCAGACCGCTCAGGCGTTGGACGAGGTCGTCGAACGGTTCCGCATCAACTGGGTGTGGATGCCGCCGTGGGGCCCGGAACGCATCACCGACGACGGGCGCGACATGATGCGCGCCCTCGGCTTCGCGATCTGA
- a CDS encoding MalY/PatB family protein, with translation MQPLEALPLADLRERSSAKWRAYPADVLPLFVAETDFALAPAISSRLRRAVELGDTGYTAPGSGVRDAYAGFAGRRFGWHPDPALMRTTCDVMMGAVEILRQVTRPGDRVVVMPPVYPPFFDAVVEAGAVVERVPLIQGQDGPEIDLAGVEAALAAGARAVLLCHPHNPTGTVHARHTLERLAALAAAHDAVVISDEIHAPLAQPDAGFVPFLAVSDTAAAVGFALVSASKAFNLAGLKCAIMVAATPERFGTLRSLPVEVEWRTGIFGAHAAIAAFTDSDDWLDALLARLDINRRLLDALLSDHLPLARFRIPPAGYLGWVDLSAYRWGDDPARRILRDARVAFHFGPQFGAEGTGHVRINFGCDPDVLREAVARVGALAHA, from the coding sequence GTGCAGCCCCTCGAAGCCCTTCCGCTGGCCGATCTGCGGGAGCGATCCAGTGCGAAATGGCGGGCGTACCCCGCCGACGTGCTGCCGCTCTTCGTTGCGGAAACCGATTTCGCCCTCGCCCCGGCGATCTCTTCGCGGCTCCGTCGCGCGGTCGAACTCGGGGACACCGGCTACACCGCGCCGGGATCGGGTGTCCGCGACGCATACGCCGGATTCGCGGGGCGGCGCTTCGGGTGGCATCCGGATCCGGCCCTCATGCGCACCACCTGCGATGTGATGATGGGAGCCGTCGAGATCCTCCGTCAGGTCACCCGGCCGGGTGACCGCGTGGTCGTCATGCCGCCGGTGTACCCGCCCTTCTTCGATGCGGTGGTCGAGGCCGGCGCTGTGGTGGAACGGGTCCCTCTCATCCAGGGACAGGACGGGCCGGAGATCGACCTCGCCGGTGTCGAGGCGGCTCTCGCGGCGGGAGCCCGCGCAGTCCTGCTCTGCCATCCTCACAACCCCACCGGGACCGTCCATGCCCGGCACACCCTGGAGCGACTGGCCGCCCTCGCCGCCGCCCACGATGCCGTCGTCATCAGCGACGAGATCCACGCGCCGCTGGCCCAGCCCGATGCCGGCTTCGTCCCGTTCCTGGCGGTCTCGGACACCGCCGCGGCGGTCGGATTCGCCCTCGTGAGCGCCAGCAAGGCCTTCAACCTCGCGGGCCTCAAGTGCGCGATCATGGTCGCCGCGACCCCCGAACGCTTCGGCACGCTCCGGTCGCTCCCCGTCGAGGTCGAGTGGCGGACAGGCATCTTCGGTGCGCACGCGGCGATCGCGGCGTTCACCGACAGCGACGACTGGCTGGACGCGCTCCTGGCCCGCCTCGACATCAACCGCCGGCTGCTCGACGCTCTCCTCTCCGATCACCTCCCGCTCGCCCGTTTCCGCATTCCTCCCGCGGGATACCTCGGCTGGGTGGATCTGAGCGCATACCGATGGGGAGATGACCCGGCGCGCCGGATCCTCCGAGACGCCCGGGTGGCGTTCCACTTCGGTCCGCAGTTCGGTGCCGAGGGCACAGGCCACGTGCGGATCAACTTCGGCTGCGATCCCGACGTACTGCGCGAGGCTGTCGCGCGGGTCGGCGCACTCGCACACGCATGA
- the sufC gene encoding Fe-S cluster assembly ATPase SufC: MTVLEIRDLHVTVETDAGTTPILNGVTLTVRTGETHAIMGPNGSGKSTLAYTIAGHPKYTVTSGSITLDGEDVLEMSVDERARAGLFLAMQYPVEIPGVTVTNFLRTAKTAIDGEAPAIRTWTKDVKASMKSLRIDPKFAQRNVNEGFSGGEKKRHEILQLELLKPQIAVLDETDSGLDVDALKIVSEGVNRAKQDTDLGVLLITHYTRILRYIRPDFVHVMVNGRIAEEGGPELAERLEEEGYDRFIGDETPVDA, encoded by the coding sequence ATGACTGTGCTCGAGATCCGCGACCTCCATGTCACGGTCGAGACCGACGCCGGGACCACTCCGATCCTCAACGGCGTGACCCTGACCGTCCGAACCGGCGAGACCCACGCCATCATGGGCCCCAACGGCTCCGGCAAGTCCACGCTTGCGTACACCATCGCCGGACACCCGAAGTACACCGTCACGAGCGGTTCGATCACCCTCGACGGTGAAGACGTCCTCGAGATGTCCGTAGACGAGCGTGCCCGCGCCGGCCTCTTCCTGGCCATGCAGTACCCGGTGGAGATCCCGGGCGTGACGGTGACCAACTTCCTGCGCACCGCCAAGACCGCCATCGACGGCGAGGCGCCGGCGATCCGGACGTGGACGAAAGACGTCAAGGCGTCGATGAAAAGCCTGCGCATCGATCCGAAGTTCGCTCAGCGCAACGTCAACGAGGGATTCTCCGGCGGTGAGAAGAAGCGCCACGAGATCCTCCAGCTCGAGCTGCTGAAGCCGCAGATCGCCGTCCTCGACGAGACCGACTCCGGTCTCGACGTCGACGCGCTGAAGATCGTCTCCGAAGGTGTCAACCGCGCCAAGCAGGACACCGATCTCGGAGTGCTGCTCATCACGCACTACACCCGCATCCTCCGTTACATCCGCCCCGACTTCGTCCACGTGATGGTCAACGGCCGGATCGCGGAAGAGGGCGGACCGGAACTCGCGGAGCGGCTCGAGGAAGAGGGCTACGACCGCTTCATCGGCGACGAGACGCCGGTCGACGCCTGA
- a CDS encoding COX15/CtaA family protein, with the protein MSAEASAPTRPGLFGRFRAWLPSQVDRRVIAAAWATLVVQIGIVGTGGLVRLTGSGLGCPTWPRCTPESFVSTPEMGLHGVIEFGNRLLTFVLVAVAIITFLFVVRMRRRRRDLFWLALIIGLYVPVQAIIGGITVLTNLNPYVVGLHYFASVILVALAAVFVARVYAVPGPRVRAVPGWYAGLTHLTSALVLVTVVVGILVTGSGPHAGDGGAARNGLDSEFMQHVHSWPAYLTFALTLALIIGARRTPSALRLTFWTTLLLAVEVVQIVVGVWQARAGLPIVLVNIHMVLAVVLVAAMTAVVMHLKLPVAMVEPTVDAEPAASFAGR; encoded by the coding sequence ATGTCCGCCGAGGCTTCCGCACCCACCCGGCCCGGTCTTTTCGGACGGTTCCGCGCGTGGCTGCCGTCGCAGGTCGACCGGCGGGTGATCGCGGCCGCGTGGGCGACCCTCGTCGTGCAGATCGGCATCGTCGGAACCGGCGGACTCGTCCGCCTGACCGGCTCGGGGCTGGGATGTCCGACGTGGCCGCGCTGCACCCCGGAATCGTTCGTCTCGACCCCCGAGATGGGGCTCCACGGGGTGATCGAGTTCGGCAACCGCCTGCTCACCTTCGTGCTGGTGGCGGTCGCGATCATCACGTTCCTCTTCGTCGTGCGGATGCGGCGCCGGCGGCGCGACCTGTTCTGGCTCGCTCTGATCATCGGCCTCTACGTCCCCGTGCAGGCGATCATCGGCGGCATCACGGTGCTGACGAACCTCAATCCGTACGTCGTGGGGCTGCACTACTTCGCCTCGGTGATCCTGGTCGCCCTCGCCGCGGTGTTCGTCGCCCGCGTCTACGCGGTGCCGGGCCCGCGGGTGCGCGCGGTGCCGGGGTGGTACGCCGGACTGACCCATCTGACGAGCGCCCTCGTGCTGGTGACGGTGGTCGTGGGCATCCTGGTCACGGGATCGGGTCCGCACGCCGGTGACGGCGGAGCCGCGCGCAACGGCCTGGACTCGGAATTCATGCAGCACGTGCACTCCTGGCCCGCCTACCTCACCTTCGCCCTCACGCTCGCCCTGATCATCGGGGCCCGTCGGACCCCGTCGGCGCTTCGCCTGACGTTCTGGACGACGCTTCTCCTCGCGGTCGAGGTGGTGCAGATCGTCGTGGGAGTCTGGCAGGCCCGCGCGGGTCTGCCGATCGTGCTGGTCAACATCCACATGGTTCTCGCGGTCGTGCTGGTGGCCGCCATGACCGCGGTGGTGATGCACCTGAAGCTCCCCGTCGCCATGGTCGAGCCGACGGTCGACGCGGAGCCCGCGGCATCCTTCGCCGGCCGCTGA
- a CDS encoding MFS transporter: MTASRASLDVAPSSVWSPPFLWVTVGAVALIFLAATQALAVTTVMRVVSADLDGDRLYAVAFAGTLATSVIGMVAVGAWCDRGGVLAPLSAAVGLFVIGLLIAGFAPDMSALVAGRLVQGLGTGGQTVALYVVVARVYPGIVHGRVFAAFSAAWVVPSLIGPFLAGAVAEFLHWRWVFLGVAVLTLMAYVLVMLRLHGLPLGTDEPATGRVWPRLACALVVAVGALGLSLAGELGVWAWAAVAASVVVIAAAARPLLPVGALRAARGLPSVVLMRGLIAGALFGAEIYIPYLLIGDYGFSPTWAGLGLTAAALAWAGAAEVQGRVGDRLGNTRITLIGSALLVGALLIAVATALLGLTPAILIAGWSFAGAGMGLMYPRLTVLTLAYSSPQNQGFNSSALSISDAVGSASSIAVMGLVFTVLAGTDAGFTAVFAIGALLALAALVPGLRLGHAHEARSASRT, from the coding sequence ATGACCGCTTCCCGCGCGTCACTCGACGTCGCACCCTCCTCCGTCTGGAGCCCGCCGTTCCTCTGGGTGACCGTCGGCGCGGTCGCCCTGATCTTCCTGGCGGCGACTCAGGCGCTCGCGGTGACGACGGTCATGCGGGTGGTCAGCGCCGATCTCGACGGCGACCGCCTGTATGCCGTCGCCTTCGCCGGAACACTCGCAACCAGTGTCATCGGCATGGTGGCGGTGGGCGCCTGGTGCGACCGCGGCGGTGTGCTGGCGCCCCTCAGCGCCGCGGTCGGGCTGTTCGTGATCGGTCTTCTGATCGCCGGGTTCGCCCCTGACATGTCCGCCCTCGTCGCCGGCCGCCTCGTGCAGGGTCTGGGCACCGGTGGGCAGACGGTCGCCCTGTACGTCGTCGTCGCGCGGGTGTACCCCGGAATCGTGCACGGACGCGTCTTCGCGGCCTTCTCGGCCGCGTGGGTCGTCCCCTCGCTGATCGGACCCTTCCTGGCAGGTGCCGTGGCGGAGTTCCTGCACTGGCGCTGGGTGTTCCTCGGGGTCGCCGTGCTCACCCTCATGGCCTACGTGCTCGTGATGCTGCGTCTGCACGGTCTTCCGCTGGGCACCGACGAGCCCGCCACGGGGCGGGTGTGGCCGCGGCTCGCGTGCGCCCTCGTCGTGGCCGTCGGCGCGCTGGGGCTCAGTCTCGCCGGAGAACTGGGCGTGTGGGCGTGGGCAGCCGTGGCCGCCTCGGTCGTCGTCATCGCGGCCGCAGCGCGCCCGCTCCTGCCCGTCGGCGCGCTGCGCGCCGCCCGCGGGCTGCCCAGCGTGGTCCTGATGCGCGGACTGATCGCGGGGGCGCTGTTCGGGGCTGAGATCTACATCCCCTATCTGCTCATCGGCGATTACGGCTTCTCGCCGACCTGGGCGGGTCTGGGGCTCACCGCGGCCGCATTGGCGTGGGCGGGGGCGGCGGAGGTCCAGGGTCGCGTCGGAGACCGCCTCGGCAACACCCGGATCACGCTCATCGGCTCGGCGCTGCTGGTCGGTGCACTCCTCATCGCGGTGGCGACGGCGCTCCTGGGCCTCACGCCCGCGATCCTCATCGCCGGGTGGAGCTTCGCGGGCGCGGGGATGGGATTGATGTATCCGCGACTGACGGTGCTGACTCTGGCGTACTCGTCTCCGCAGAACCAGGGCTTCAACTCCTCGGCGCTGTCGATCTCCGACGCCGTGGGGTCGGCGTCATCCATCGCGGTGATGGGGCTGGTCTTCACCGTCCTGGCCGGGACGGATGCCGGCTTCACCGCCGTGTTCGCGATCGGCGCGCTTCTCGCGCTCGCCGCGCTGGTTCCGGGGCTGCGCCTCGGTCACGCGCACGAGGCGCGGTCGGCGAGCAGGACCTGA
- a CDS encoding type IV toxin-antitoxin system AbiEi family antitoxin domain-containing protein: MTIKTARQLDHLAQTFIALGGVARTARLLDEGVSRHTLRTARDEGLLQPLRRGWVAAPGADAELVAAARWGVVLTCVTAARRHGLWVLTEDRRHVACGPHATGPRPHRATVHWARPMVQRDPDDLVDPLPNALVLVATCVPHEQALVIWESALRLRRVDPAVLARTPLPPAARRLLAEARPFADSGLETLFVVRLRWLPIPITPQVWLAGRPVDFLIGDRLVVQLDGGHHVGAQRSGDNAHDAELMLLGYHVIRVGYSEMLDDWPAVQRRILDAIAQGLHLAR, encoded by the coding sequence ATGACCATCAAGACAGCGCGCCAGCTCGACCATCTCGCGCAGACATTCATCGCGCTCGGAGGTGTGGCCCGCACCGCCCGCCTACTGGATGAAGGGGTGAGCCGCCACACGTTGAGGACCGCGCGAGACGAGGGACTGCTTCAGCCGCTGCGCCGCGGTTGGGTTGCCGCGCCCGGCGCCGATGCGGAGCTGGTTGCGGCCGCCCGATGGGGCGTCGTCCTCACCTGCGTGACAGCCGCACGACGCCACGGGCTGTGGGTGCTCACCGAGGATCGCCGCCACGTCGCGTGCGGGCCTCACGCCACCGGCCCGCGGCCCCACCGTGCCACGGTGCACTGGGCGCGACCCATGGTGCAGCGAGATCCCGATGACCTCGTCGATCCTCTCCCGAACGCCCTCGTCCTGGTCGCGACGTGCGTCCCGCACGAGCAAGCTCTTGTGATCTGGGAATCGGCGCTCCGGCTGCGCCGCGTCGATCCCGCCGTCCTGGCCCGAACCCCTCTTCCTCCGGCTGCCCGCCGCCTCCTCGCCGAAGCGCGGCCGTTCGCGGACTCCGGTCTCGAAACGCTCTTCGTCGTCCGGCTTCGCTGGCTGCCGATCCCCATCACGCCGCAGGTGTGGCTCGCGGGCCGGCCGGTGGACTTCCTCATCGGCGACCGCCTGGTGGTCCAGCTCGACGGAGGACACCACGTCGGCGCCCAGCGTTCGGGGGACAACGCCCACGATGCCGAGTTGATGCTCCTCGGCTACCACGTCATCCGGGTGGGGTACTCCGAGATGCTCGACGACTGGCCGGCGGTGCAGCGCCGGATCCTCGACGCGATCGCGCAAGGTCTGCATCTCGCACGGTGA
- the sufB gene encoding Fe-S cluster assembly protein SufB, whose product MSDVLIDRPELEGLGVYEFGWHDTDAAGASARRGISEAVVRDISAMKSEPEWMLKNRLKGFQLFGRKPMPTWGADLSEIDFDNIKYFVRSTEKQAQSWEDLPEDIKNTYERLGIPEAERARLVAGVAAQYESEVVYHQIQEDLERQGVIFMDTDTALREHPEFFEEYFGTVIPAGDNKFAALNTAVWSGGSFVYVPKGVHVDIPLQAYFRINTENMGQFERTLIIADEGSYVHYIEGCTAPIYKSDSLHSAVVEIVVKKNARVRYTTIQNWSNNVYNLVTKRAVAHEGATMEWVDGNIGSKVTMKYPSIFLVGEHAKGETLSVAFAGPGQHQDAGAKMIHMAPYTQSSIVSKSIARGGGRAGYRGEVRVDANAHHSANTVRCDALLVDTISRSDTYPAIDIRVDDVQLGHEATVSKVSEEQLFYLMSRGLPEDEAMAMIVRGFIEPIARELPMEYAMELNKLIEMGMEGSVG is encoded by the coding sequence ATGTCGGATGTACTGATCGATCGCCCGGAGCTCGAAGGCCTGGGGGTGTACGAATTCGGATGGCACGACACCGACGCCGCCGGAGCGAGCGCCCGCCGTGGCATCAGCGAGGCGGTGGTGCGTGACATCTCCGCGATGAAGAGCGAACCCGAATGGATGCTGAAGAACCGCCTGAAGGGGTTCCAGCTGTTCGGGCGCAAGCCCATGCCCACATGGGGCGCCGACCTGTCGGAGATCGACTTCGACAACATCAAGTACTTCGTGCGCTCGACCGAGAAGCAGGCGCAGTCCTGGGAGGACCTCCCCGAGGACATCAAGAACACCTACGAGCGGCTCGGCATCCCCGAGGCGGAGCGGGCCCGTCTGGTCGCCGGTGTCGCGGCCCAGTACGAGTCCGAGGTCGTGTACCACCAGATCCAGGAGGATCTGGAGCGCCAGGGTGTCATCTTCATGGACACCGACACCGCGCTGCGGGAGCACCCCGAGTTCTTCGAGGAGTACTTCGGAACCGTCATCCCCGCCGGCGACAACAAGTTCGCCGCCCTGAACACCGCGGTGTGGTCGGGCGGATCCTTCGTCTACGTCCCCAAGGGCGTGCACGTCGACATCCCGCTCCAGGCGTACTTCCGCATCAACACCGAGAACATGGGGCAGTTCGAGCGGACGCTGATCATCGCCGACGAGGGCTCGTACGTCCACTACATCGAGGGCTGCACCGCGCCGATCTACAAGAGCGACTCGCTCCACTCGGCCGTGGTCGAGATCGTCGTGAAGAAGAACGCCCGCGTGCGGTACACGACCATCCAGAACTGGTCGAACAACGTCTACAACCTCGTCACCAAGCGCGCCGTCGCCCACGAGGGCGCGACGATGGAATGGGTCGATGGCAACATCGGCTCCAAGGTGACGATGAAGTACCCGTCGATCTTCCTGGTGGGCGAGCACGCCAAGGGCGAGACGCTCTCGGTCGCCTTCGCGGGTCCCGGCCAGCACCAGGACGCCGGCGCGAAGATGATCCACATGGCGCCGTACACCCAGTCGTCGATCGTGTCGAAGTCGATCGCCCGGGGTGGTGGTCGCGCCGGCTACCGCGGCGAGGTGCGGGTGGACGCCAACGCGCACCACTCGGCCAACACCGTGCGCTGCGATGCACTGCTGGTCGACACGATCTCGCGCTCCGACACCTACCCGGCGATCGACATCCGCGTCGACGACGTGCAGCTCGGTCACGAGGCGACGGTGTCGAAGGTCAGCGAGGAGCAGCTGTTCTACCTCATGAGCCGTGGGCTCCCCGAGGACGAGGCGATGGCCATGATCGTGCGCGGCTTCATCGAGCCGATCGCGCGGGAACTGCCGATGGAGTACGCGATGGAACTGAACAAGCTCATCGAGATGGGCATGGAAGGCAGCGTCGGCTGA
- a CDS encoding siderophore-interacting protein translates to MTAMRFFRARVSRITDLTPSFRRFTFVGDDLDRYGDPGYDQRIKVVFPTAGLPLDAMPTGEDWYTRWRAQPEDGRLPFRTYTTRAVRHADREVDIDMVAHEVSGPASAWIAAASEGDEVLILAPTIAHQGVSLGIDFVPPRHTENLLLAGDETAAPAIAVILEQLDPDARGVVAVEVPHAEDVAYLPRHPGFDYLVAARGDGPRHSHLVTAVEDAVERLAPAGRGGEIEEIDIDEGILWEVPRTAKGGAALKSAPLYSWLAGEASAIKALRRHLVAEQGVDRRAVAFMGYWRLGRAEN, encoded by the coding sequence ATGACCGCCATGCGCTTCTTCCGCGCCCGCGTCTCGCGCATCACCGACCTGACCCCGAGCTTCCGTCGGTTCACCTTCGTCGGCGACGACCTCGACCGATACGGCGACCCGGGCTACGACCAGCGCATCAAAGTCGTCTTCCCCACGGCGGGTCTCCCCCTCGACGCGATGCCCACCGGCGAGGACTGGTACACCCGCTGGCGGGCACAGCCCGAGGACGGCCGTCTGCCGTTTCGCACCTACACCACCCGCGCCGTGCGCCACGCCGACCGGGAGGTCGACATCGACATGGTCGCCCACGAGGTCTCCGGTCCGGCATCGGCATGGATCGCCGCCGCGTCGGAGGGCGACGAAGTGCTGATCCTCGCCCCGACGATCGCGCATCAGGGCGTCAGCCTCGGTATCGACTTCGTTCCGCCCCGGCACACCGAGAATCTGCTGCTGGCCGGCGACGAGACCGCAGCCCCCGCCATCGCGGTGATCCTCGAGCAGCTCGACCCCGACGCCCGAGGGGTGGTGGCGGTGGAGGTGCCGCATGCGGAGGATGTCGCTTACCTTCCGCGTCATCCGGGCTTCGACTACCTCGTCGCCGCCCGAGGCGACGGTCCCCGGCACTCCCACCTCGTCACCGCCGTCGAAGACGCGGTCGAGCGTCTCGCCCCGGCGGGGCGCGGGGGCGAGATCGAGGAGATCGACATCGACGAGGGGATCCTCTGGGAGGTTCCCCGTACCGCCAAGGGGGGTGCGGCGCTGAAGAGCGCGCCGCTGTACTCCTGGCTGGCCGGTGAAGCGAGCGCGATCAAGGCCCTCCGGCGTCATCTCGTCGCCGAGCAGGGAGTGGACCGGCGTGCGGTGGCCTTCATGGGCTACTGGCGCCTCGGTCGTGCCGAGAACTGA
- a CDS encoding non-heme iron oxygenase ferredoxin subunit, protein MSATRVCALSDLEQDSAVRVEVEGVAIAVVLDAAGEVHAIGDTCTHGDISLAEGFVDGDTLECWAHGSAFSLRTGKPLNLPAYEPVPVFEVTIDGDDVLIDPNVKKDI, encoded by the coding sequence GTGAGCGCGACTCGCGTCTGCGCCCTCAGCGACCTCGAGCAGGACTCCGCCGTGCGCGTGGAGGTGGAGGGGGTGGCCATCGCCGTCGTCCTCGACGCCGCCGGCGAGGTCCATGCCATCGGTGACACCTGCACGCACGGCGACATCTCCCTCGCCGAGGGGTTCGTCGACGGCGACACGCTGGAGTGCTGGGCCCATGGCTCGGCCTTCTCGCTGCGCACCGGCAAACCCCTCAACCTCCCTGCGTACGAACCCGTCCCGGTCTTCGAAGTGACCATCGACGGCGACGACGTGCTCATCGACCCGAATGTGAAGAAGGACATCTGA
- a CDS encoding heme o synthase, with translation MRHRPSPGRTVRAYIALTKPRVLELLLVTTVPVMILAQNGLPNLWLVLATVIGGSLSAGSAAAFNMYLDRDIDAHMQRTENRPLVTGEVTPRGALVFAWSLAVASTLWLLFTTNVLAAGLSAGAIFFYVVIYTMILKRRTEQNIVWGGIAGCFPVLIGWTAVTGSLSWAPFVLFLLVFLWTPPHYWPLSMKYRGDYAEVDVPMLGATRTGSQVGLQVILYAWATVACSLLLIPVAGMGLVYTVSAVVFGGWFIYESHRLYNRAVRGTEPRPMRVFHASISYLTLLFVAIAVDPLLPF, from the coding sequence ATGCGCCACCGCCCGTCTCCGGGTCGCACCGTCCGTGCGTACATCGCGCTGACCAAGCCTCGCGTCCTCGAGCTGCTGCTGGTCACCACCGTCCCCGTGATGATCCTCGCGCAGAACGGACTGCCGAATCTCTGGCTGGTCCTCGCCACGGTGATCGGCGGCTCGTTGAGCGCGGGATCGGCCGCCGCGTTCAACATGTATCTCGACCGCGACATCGACGCTCACATGCAGCGGACCGAGAACCGTCCCCTGGTGACGGGCGAGGTCACCCCGCGCGGCGCGCTGGTGTTCGCGTGGTCGCTCGCCGTGGCATCCACCCTCTGGCTCCTGTTCACGACCAATGTTCTCGCCGCCGGGCTGTCGGCGGGTGCGATCTTCTTCTACGTCGTCATCTACACGATGATCCTGAAGCGTCGCACCGAGCAGAACATCGTCTGGGGCGGCATCGCCGGGTGCTTCCCCGTGCTGATCGGATGGACCGCGGTGACGGGCTCGCTGTCGTGGGCGCCGTTCGTGCTGTTCCTGCTGGTGTTCCTGTGGACGCCGCCCCACTACTGGCCGCTGTCGATGAAGTACCGCGGTGACTACGCCGAGGTCGACGTGCCGATGCTCGGTGCCACCCGCACCGGCTCGCAGGTCGGACTGCAGGTCATCCTCTATGCCTGGGCGACCGTCGCGTGCTCGCTGCTGCTGATCCCCGTCGCGGGGATGGGGCTGGTCTACACCGTGTCGGCCGTGGTGTTCGGCGGCTGGTTCATCTACGAGTCCCACCGCCTGTACAACCGCGCGGTGCGCGGCACCGAGCCGCGGCCGATGCGCGTCTTCCACGCCTCGATCTCCTACCTCACCCTCCTCTTCGTCGCGATCGCCGTCGACCCGCTCCTCCCCTTCTGA
- the sufD gene encoding Fe-S cluster assembly protein SufD, translating into MSSTTQAPVVVPGSAAHTDGGWGLVPIQTRSERPQSYDPADFGVPTGREVNWKHTPLERLAPLWQTDAAAARPAGITVGEHVGVKVDTLAAGAAPRGEVFTPEDYPAALAWVRTPEATRIRLSSGAELSEPVVVDVVAEDAATFTHLVIEAEPNSRGTVLLRHAGPALLAQNVEIIVRDGAALTVVSVQRWDDDAVHAAAHQARVDRDGSLTHVVVSLGGSVVRVNPSVELAGPGSRTQLYGVSFSDSGQHLESQVYLHHKGPHTVGDVLYKGALQGESARSVWIGDVLIGRDAVGTDSYEANRNLVLTDGARADSIPNLEIETGDIAGAGHASATGRFDDEQLFYLQARGIPEAEARRLVVLGFLGEIVQRIGIPSLEDELIAAIERELEEGAAA; encoded by the coding sequence ATGAGCTCCACCACGCAGGCGCCCGTCGTGGTGCCGGGATCCGCAGCGCACACCGACGGGGGATGGGGCCTGGTTCCCATCCAGACCCGCTCCGAGCGTCCGCAGTCCTACGATCCGGCTGACTTCGGTGTCCCGACGGGCCGTGAGGTCAACTGGAAGCACACCCCGCTCGAGCGTCTGGCGCCGCTGTGGCAGACGGATGCTGCGGCTGCCCGGCCGGCGGGCATCACCGTCGGTGAGCACGTCGGCGTGAAGGTCGACACCCTCGCCGCCGGCGCTGCGCCGCGCGGTGAGGTGTTCACGCCCGAGGATTACCCCGCAGCGCTGGCGTGGGTGCGCACACCCGAGGCGACGCGCATCCGGCTCAGCTCCGGCGCCGAGCTGTCCGAGCCCGTCGTCGTCGACGTGGTCGCTGAGGACGCGGCCACCTTCACGCACCTGGTCATCGAGGCCGAGCCGAATTCCCGCGGCACCGTCCTGCTTCGGCACGCCGGGCCCGCCCTCCTCGCGCAGAACGTCGAGATCATCGTCCGTGACGGCGCCGCGCTGACCGTGGTGTCGGTGCAGCGCTGGGACGACGACGCGGTGCACGCGGCGGCGCACCAGGCGCGGGTCGACCGCGACGGCTCGCTCACGCATGTCGTGGTGAGCCTCGGTGGCTCCGTCGTCCGGGTGAACCCGTCGGTCGAGCTGGCCGGCCCGGGGTCTCGTACTCAGCTCTACGGTGTGTCATTCTCCGACTCGGGTCAGCATCTCGAGAGCCAGGTCTACCTCCACCACAAGGGTCCGCACACCGTCGGAGACGTGCTCTACAAGGGTGCGCTCCAGGGTGAGAGCGCCCGGAGCGTCTGGATCGGCGATGTGCTCATCGGCCGCGACGCGGTGGGAACGGACTCGTACGAGGCCAACCGCAACCTCGTCCTCACCGACGGCGCCCGCGCCGACTCGATCCCGAACCTGGAGATCGAGACCGGTGACATCGCCGGTGCCGGACACGCCAGCGCCACCGGTCGCTTCGACGACGAGCAGCTGTTCTACCTCCAGGCTCGGGGCATCCCCGAGGCGGAGGCGCGGCGACTGGTCGTTCTCGGCTTCCTCGGTGAGATCGTGCAGCGCATCGGCATCCCGTCCCTGGAGGACGAGCTGATCGCGGCCATCGAGCGCGAACTCGAGGAAGGAGCGGCGGCGTGA